One genomic region from Ignavibacteriales bacterium encodes:
- a CDS encoding RNA polymerase sigma factor yields MTLSDNELIINAQNGDILAFEELIYRYDKMVLRIAFKYTGDNDDAKDIYQEVFIKVYKGLLNFQFKSEFSTWLFRITSNTCITFKRKYARANHFSLDDEKNESYISTIPDDSELSPENLAINSENEKKINEALNSLSPNQKMSFLLKHYEGYKIREIAEMMNCKEGTIKKYLFDAIKRLKLQLENSY; encoded by the coding sequence ATGACACTAAGCGATAACGAACTAATAATAAACGCTCAGAATGGAGATATATTGGCTTTTGAAGAGCTGATATATCGATATGATAAAATGGTTCTGCGCATTGCTTTTAAGTATACAGGCGATAACGATGATGCAAAAGATATTTATCAAGAAGTATTTATTAAAGTATACAAAGGGTTATTAAATTTTCAATTTAAAAGTGAGTTTTCAACCTGGCTTTTTAGGATAACATCAAACACATGCATCACTTTTAAAAGAAAATATGCTAGGGCAAATCATTTTTCTTTGGATGATGAAAAAAATGAATCTTATATATCAACAATTCCTGATGACAGCGAGTTATCCCCTGAAAATTTAGCTATTAATTCAGAAAATGAGAAAAAGATAAATGAAGCTCTAAATTCATTGTCGCCAAATCAAAAAATGAGTTTTCTATTAAAGCATTATGAAGGATATAAAATTCGGGAGATTGCGGAAATGATGAATTGCAAAGAAGGAACAATAAAAAAATATCTTTTTGATGCGATTAAAAGATTAAAGCTACAATTAGAAAACAGTTATTAA
- a CDS encoding response regulator: protein MFHKIENRLIILIVFVLIVFAGTIIYLKVSENNIIKSLSEERNLSLKTSIINNLPAQKSGAQFLPDSDQLEKISLSTGTKIKIIDLDEADLLINYLLDKPYINYVFIQLKDENGTTQKVLFAKKESTVLKQKYDDAKKEYSTLILIFLILSFSITTALFLQIVRPISNIIGSFTLNKPERLKKLINTKSEYGVFANLIKEFFDQKKNLEEEVKVRKITQEELETLNDELEKRVEDRTEELAITNLELQKERDQTKQYLDIAGTLIALIDSDGYIQLINKKGDEVLGYLQGELNGKNWFDNCFPDNIKRKNKQLHYDVLRGKMPPIEYFISEVVTKGKEIRTLIFHNTYLRDANENITGVLFSAEDITELKLKEKELIEAKEKADESNKLKSTFLANMSHELRTPMIGILGYSDLLIAEVEKDNHKKMAKAIHDSGQRLIDTLNLILDLSRLEANKHNIDYQVVNLNELVKSVKFHFEAAAGRKKLFLKVALPSYDVIAKTDPRMLRDVMNNLINNALKFTNDGGVFISLEVFHRNFIINIKDTGIGIPKESLDLIFEEFRQVSEGLGRGFQGTGLGLTICKKYVELLNGRISVKSTLKEGSEFTFQIPLFTEEILKENFENSDKVQNVVGETIEVENKYLKSEPEVNEIKKKILVVEDDSTTRDIVKLFIKKIYDVAFAVDGEKALKAISDSKYDLIIMDINLGSGINGIQVAEKIRKVAGYESIPIIAATAFAMLGDKEKFLEAGFDQYISKPYLKNQLLELLLGILKN, encoded by the coding sequence ATGTTTCATAAAATCGAAAATCGTCTAATCATTCTTATTGTTTTTGTGCTAATAGTATTTGCCGGAACAATTATTTATTTAAAAGTTAGTGAGAATAATATAATTAAGTCACTATCTGAAGAGAGAAACTTATCATTAAAAACATCTATCATTAATAATTTACCTGCCCAGAAAAGCGGCGCACAATTTCTACCAGATAGTGATCAGTTAGAAAAAATCTCTTTAAGTACAGGAACCAAAATTAAAATTATCGATTTAGATGAAGCAGACTTATTAATAAATTATCTTCTAGATAAACCATACATCAATTACGTATTTATTCAATTAAAAGATGAAAACGGAACAACGCAAAAGGTATTATTTGCAAAAAAAGAATCAACTGTACTAAAACAAAAATACGATGATGCTAAAAAAGAGTATTCCACACTAATACTTATTTTCCTTATACTCTCATTTTCTATTACCACGGCACTTTTTCTACAAATCGTAAGACCTATCTCTAACATCATAGGAAGTTTTACTTTAAACAAACCTGAACGATTAAAAAAACTTATAAATACAAAAAGTGAGTATGGTGTTTTTGCAAATCTTATTAAAGAATTTTTTGATCAGAAAAAAAATCTGGAAGAAGAAGTTAAGGTTAGAAAAATTACTCAGGAAGAGCTTGAAACATTAAATGATGAACTTGAAAAACGTGTTGAAGATAGAACCGAGGAATTAGCAATTACAAATCTTGAACTTCAGAAAGAACGTGACCAGACAAAACAATATCTTGACATTGCAGGTACGTTAATTGCACTTATTGATTCTGATGGTTACATCCAGCTTATAAATAAAAAAGGCGATGAAGTTCTTGGTTATTTACAAGGCGAACTAAATGGCAAAAATTGGTTTGACAATTGTTTTCCGGATAACATAAAAAGAAAGAATAAACAATTACACTATGATGTTCTTAGAGGAAAGATGCCGCCCATTGAATACTTTATAAGCGAAGTGGTAACAAAGGGTAAAGAAATTAGAACTTTAATCTTTCACAACACTTATCTAAGAGATGCAAACGAAAATATCACTGGAGTTTTATTTTCTGCTGAAGATATAACAGAATTAAAGTTAAAAGAAAAAGAGCTGATTGAAGCAAAAGAAAAAGCTGACGAATCAAATAAACTCAAATCTACATTCTTAGCTAATATGAGCCACGAGCTAAGGACTCCGATGATTGGGATTTTAGGATACTCTGATCTATTGATTGCTGAAGTTGAAAAAGATAATCATAAAAAAATGGCGAAGGCAATCCACGATAGCGGGCAAAGATTAATCGATACATTAAATCTAATTTTAGATCTTTCAAGATTAGAAGCCAATAAACATAATATAGATTATCAGGTTGTAAACCTTAATGAGCTTGTTAAAAGTGTGAAGTTTCATTTTGAAGCTGCTGCCGGCAGAAAAAAATTATTTTTGAAAGTAGCACTACCGTCTTACGATGTAATTGCAAAAACCGATCCGAGAATGTTAAGAGATGTAATGAACAATCTAATAAACAATGCTCTAAAATTTACAAACGATGGCGGCGTATTTATATCCCTTGAAGTATTTCATAGAAATTTTATAATTAATATAAAAGATACAGGAATTGGAATTCCCAAAGAGAGTTTAGATTTGATATTCGAAGAGTTCAGACAAGTGTCTGAAGGACTGGGAAGAGGTTTTCAAGGTACAGGTTTGGGATTAACAATATGTAAAAAGTATGTTGAGTTATTGAATGGACGGATTTCAGTTAAAAGCACACTGAAAGAAGGATCAGAATTTACTTTCCAAATTCCCTTATTCACAGAAGAAATATTAAAAGAAAATTTTGAAAATTCTGACAAGGTCCAAAATGTAGTTGGTGAAACTATTGAAGTAGAAAACAAATACCTAAAATCTGAGCCGGAAGTAAATGAAATTAAAAAGAAAATTTTGGTTGTTGAAGATGATTCAACTACTCGCGATATAGTAAAACTTTTCATAAAAAAAATATATGATGTTGCATTTGCAGTAGATGGTGAGAAAGCTCTTAAAGCTATTAGCGATTCTAAATACGATTTAATTATTATGGATATAAATCTGGGTTCTGGAATAAATGGAATTCAAGTAGCGGAAAAAATAAGAAAGGTTGCCGGGTACGAATCAATTCCCATTATTGCCGCTACCGCTTTTGCAATGCTTGGTGATAAAGAAAAGTTTCTTGAAGCCGGATTTGATCAGTACATCTCAAAACCATATTTAAAAAATCAATTATTAGAATTACTTTTAGGTATCCTTAAAAATTGA
- a CDS encoding DUF4097 family beta strand repeat protein has product MKNQKFTRFLHTSLFFILTGFAVFTMATDKDKSFNVSKGDNLEVSISNGNIIVSTWDKDQVYVKAINLEEEDINNLKLEQQGNRVIVEFKGEDSDDFRVEISLPSKFNLDLSSGGGNVGVNGNINGKVEISTGGGDINVEDVALKFSASTGGGNITVGNVSGETELSTGGGSISVKDVKSKIEVSTGGGNVSIGNIGGSGEVSTAGGNISVGKVSGSAELNTAGGNVSLDGATGKTEVNTAGGNISLRNVSGSIEANTAGGNINADLISASNSKSELNTAGGDINLSIPADSKVNIVATVYVGKHASDPDVEKMIKSDFEPTTVDKSSKNLIKKFILNGGGSMIELNTASGKIKINKK; this is encoded by the coding sequence ATGAAAAATCAAAAATTTACAAGATTCTTACACACAAGCCTGTTTTTTATTCTAACTGGATTTGCCGTATTCACTATGGCAACAGATAAGGACAAGTCGTTTAATGTTTCCAAAGGTGATAACCTTGAAGTTTCAATTTCAAATGGAAATATTATAGTATCAACGTGGGACAAAGATCAAGTATATGTTAAAGCGATTAATTTAGAGGAGGAAGATATTAATAACCTTAAGCTTGAGCAGCAAGGGAATAGAGTAATTGTAGAATTTAAAGGTGAAGATTCGGATGATTTTCGTGTTGAAATATCCCTGCCTTCAAAATTTAATTTGGATCTTTCATCAGGCGGTGGCAATGTTGGGGTAAATGGAAACATTAATGGAAAAGTTGAAATTTCCACAGGCGGCGGAGACATTAATGTTGAAGATGTTGCTCTAAAATTTTCTGCATCAACCGGTGGGGGAAATATTACTGTCGGCAATGTTAGTGGTGAAACCGAATTATCAACCGGCGGTGGAAGCATTAGTGTAAAAGATGTTAAAAGTAAAATTGAAGTATCAACTGGTGGCGGAAATGTTTCGATCGGAAATATTGGTGGCAGTGGTGAAGTTTCAACAGCCGGAGGAAATATTTCAGTTGGCAAAGTTTCCGGAAGTGCTGAATTAAATACTGCTGGCGGTAATGTGAGCCTGGACGGTGCTACAGGAAAAACTGAAGTAAATACAGCAGGAGGAAACATTAGTCTTAGAAATGTTTCTGGTTCAATTGAAGCAAATACTGCAGGCGGAAACATAAATGCTGATTTAATTTCTGCAAGTAATTCAAAAAGTGAATTAAACACTGCGGGTGGAGATATTAATCTATCTATTCCAGCTGATTCTAAAGTGAATATAGTTGCAACAGTTTATGTGGGTAAACACGCCAGTGACCCGGATGTTGAAAAGATGATTAAATCGGACTTTGAACCAACAACTGTTGATAAAAGTTCAAAAAATCTTATTAAGAAATTTATACTTAATGGCGGTGGTTCGATGATTGAGTTGAATACTGCAAGTGGTAAAATCAAAATAAATAAGAAGTAA
- a CDS encoding HEAT repeat domain-containing protein, translating into MEKQMEHNDYKEMIQFYLYEELDLDKKKIFEDHVKTCNECKLELEAYKKLFADIQNDVSVSVNPNLLHEARLELRGQLRAQRNSISFVKQIFNSVYSMITKPAGLAFSGFSILLIGMFISYLIFKSPSVENSQPNPLINDQIKISNINFTDPDPSDGQVEFTFDIVKPGHFKGNISDPKLQQFLTYAVLNAQNPGTRLNSINLINVAKGTGIDDEIKNSLITVAKYDGNPGVRREALKSLNEIPMDTEIKNTFIYVLLNDTSAGIRIEAINNLVDAAKKGYSFSVDDLSKLRNKIQVDNNNYVRLQAKNIIKEY; encoded by the coding sequence ATGGAAAAGCAAATGGAACATAATGATTATAAGGAAATGATTCAGTTTTATCTGTATGAAGAACTGGATTTAGATAAGAAAAAAATATTTGAAGATCACGTTAAAACTTGTAATGAGTGTAAGCTTGAATTAGAAGCATACAAAAAACTTTTTGCAGATATTCAGAATGATGTGTCTGTTTCTGTAAATCCGAACTTATTACATGAAGCACGACTTGAATTAAGAGGTCAATTAAGAGCACAACGAAATAGCATCTCTTTTGTTAAACAAATTTTCAACTCTGTTTATTCAATGATAACCAAACCTGCTGGGTTAGCATTTAGCGGATTTTCAATTTTGTTAATAGGAATGTTTATTAGTTACCTAATTTTTAAATCTCCATCTGTTGAAAATTCTCAACCAAACCCCCTTATAAACGATCAAATAAAAATTAGTAACATTAATTTTACAGATCCTGATCCATCTGATGGACAAGTTGAATTTACTTTTGATATTGTAAAACCAGGACATTTTAAAGGAAATATTTCAGATCCTAAATTGCAACAATTTCTAACATATGCCGTTCTTAACGCCCAGAATCCAGGTACAAGACTAAATTCTATAAATTTAATAAATGTAGCTAAAGGTACCGGGATTGATGATGAAATAAAAAACTCTTTGATAACAGTAGCAAAATATGATGGTAATCCGGGTGTTAGAAGAGAAGCTCTTAAATCCTTAAATGAAATTCCAATGGACACTGAGATTAAAAATACCTTCATCTATGTTTTATTAAATGATACAAGTGCAGGAATTCGCATTGAAGCAATCAACAATTTAGTTGATGCTGCAAAAAAAGGATATAGCTTTAGTGTTGATGATTTATCAAAACTAAGAAATAAAATTCAAGTTGATAATAATAATTATGTAAGACTGCAAGCAAAAAATATTATAAAGGAGTACTGA
- a CDS encoding carbohydrate binding family 9 domain-containing protein, whose translation MKFFTLLLFLLVFNATYFASSKNDSTKALISYKLDEPLILDGVLSEPVYSKQPITAFTQKDPDEGKFATEKSEVWISHDADNIYFSGRFYDSNPDSIDVTLMRRDNFIESDWFWIYLDPYNDDRTGFYFAVNPGGSIADGTLFNDGGMDESWDGIWQSKTTVDESGWNLEVRIPFTQLRFKDAEKMIWGVNLNRDIKRKHEMSFYVLVPKKESGFVSKFADLIGLDGIKAKHRFEILPYFVQKAQYLVHDVNDPFYKSNQYKTSVGADIKFSIGSNLNVDATINPDFGQVEVDPAIINLSEFETFYNEKRPFFIEGGNIFSFGYGGANNNWGFNFGVPELIYSRRIGRSPQGNVTKNGYVDYPNETRILGAAKLTGKIDETWSIGALSSLTERTYATLRQEISDTSIEVEPFTHYGIFRTQKEFNSGKQAIGIIFTSVNRDLSNENLKNLLSNQAYTFGTDGWTFLDDDETYVVTGSVIGSYTSGTKKYLKRLQEQPYRYMQRPDKTYMPIDTNRTSIAGYFARVSLNKQKGNFYVNAAIGIISPGFEYNDLGSQWFADRINGHLVTGYRWFDPDDIFRRKSVYLAYNRTSDFENNIERSGFYLTSSAQFLNYWGINAQVSNNFKSVSKSLTRGGPKLNIPSNYSFNISAYTDSREKIIVSPGIGYWRNEIGSNEFATEIEIEWKPSSRISFSFGPEYATNNTSFQWVRDISDQTAVRTYNTRYVFADLDQKTFSANIRLNWIFTPTLSLQLYIQPLISVGDYENFKEIINPPTLEVKQYGLEGSQISYDTESENYSVDPDAEGPAPSFDFHNPDFNFKSLRGNLVLRWEALPGSVFYFAWTNSRMNFENPGEFNFKNDFSSLLKSETDNIFLVKFSYWIDI comes from the coding sequence ATGAAGTTTTTTACACTATTACTTTTTTTGTTAGTCTTTAATGCAACATATTTTGCTTCATCCAAAAACGATTCTACTAAAGCTCTTATTTCCTATAAGCTTGATGAACCGCTTATATTGGATGGAGTTTTAAGTGAGCCTGTTTATTCTAAGCAACCCATTACCGCATTTACACAAAAGGATCCTGATGAAGGCAAATTTGCTACAGAAAAATCAGAAGTTTGGATTTCCCATGATGCTGATAATATATATTTCAGCGGGAGATTTTATGATTCCAACCCTGATTCTATTGATGTAACATTGATGCGTCGTGATAATTTTATTGAGTCAGACTGGTTTTGGATTTATCTTGATCCTTACAACGATGATAGAACCGGATTTTATTTTGCTGTAAATCCCGGCGGTTCTATTGCCGATGGAACGCTGTTCAATGATGGCGGAATGGATGAATCATGGGATGGGATTTGGCAATCTAAAACTACCGTTGATGAGAGCGGATGGAATTTGGAAGTAAGAATTCCATTTACGCAATTAAGATTCAAAGATGCAGAAAAAATGATTTGGGGTGTTAATTTAAATCGTGATATAAAACGTAAACACGAAATGTCTTTTTATGTTTTAGTTCCCAAAAAAGAAAGCGGCTTCGTATCAAAGTTTGCAGATCTAATTGGATTGGATGGTATAAAAGCCAAACATCGATTTGAGATACTTCCCTACTTTGTACAAAAAGCGCAGTATTTAGTTCACGACGTAAACGACCCTTTCTATAAGTCAAATCAATACAAAACATCCGTAGGTGCGGATATTAAATTTAGCATAGGCAGTAACTTAAATGTAGATGCAACTATAAACCCTGATTTTGGGCAAGTAGAAGTTGATCCAGCGATAATAAATCTTTCCGAATTTGAAACTTTCTACAATGAAAAGAGACCCTTTTTTATCGAAGGAGGAAATATTTTTTCTTTTGGTTATGGTGGAGCAAATAATAATTGGGGATTTAATTTCGGTGTACCAGAATTAATTTATTCAAGAAGAATCGGAAGATCACCGCAGGGCAATGTTACAAAAAACGGTTATGTTGATTATCCAAACGAAACAAGAATTCTTGGCGCTGCAAAGCTAACCGGTAAAATCGATGAAACCTGGTCAATCGGGGCACTCAGTTCATTAACTGAACGAACATATGCAACTTTACGACAAGAAATAAGCGATACATCGATTGAAGTAGAACCGTTTACTCATTATGGCATCTTTAGAACTCAAAAAGAGTTTAACTCCGGTAAGCAAGCAATTGGTATAATATTCACTTCTGTAAACAGAGACCTTAGTAATGAGAATCTAAAAAATTTATTAAGTAATCAAGCTTATACTTTTGGTACAGATGGATGGACTTTTTTAGATGACGATGAAACTTATGTTGTAACTGGTTCAGTTATTGGTTCTTATACTTCCGGCACTAAAAAGTATCTAAAAAGATTGCAGGAGCAACCATACAGGTATATGCAACGACCAGATAAAACTTACATGCCAATTGATACTAATCGAACCTCAATTGCAGGATACTTTGCCCGCGTTTCCTTAAATAAACAAAAGGGAAATTTTTATGTTAACGCTGCAATTGGAATTATTTCACCCGGATTTGAATATAATGATCTTGGTTCGCAATGGTTTGCAGATAGAATTAACGGGCATCTTGTAACTGGTTACAGATGGTTTGATCCGGACGATATTTTCAGGAGAAAAAGTGTTTACCTTGCATATAACAGAACCTCTGATTTTGAAAATAATATTGAAAGAAGTGGATTCTACTTAACATCTTCTGCTCAATTTTTAAATTATTGGGGAATTAATGCCCAAGTTTCAAATAATTTTAAATCTGTTTCCAAATCATTAACGCGGGGCGGACCTAAACTTAATATCCCATCAAATTATTCCTTTAATATTAGTGCATACACTGATAGCCGTGAAAAAATAATCGTTTCACCCGGTATTGGTTATTGGCGAAATGAAATTGGCAGTAATGAGTTTGCTACCGAAATAGAGATCGAATGGAAACCAAGCTCTAGAATAAGTTTTTCTTTTGGCCCAGAATACGCAACTAACAATACTTCGTTTCAATGGGTTAGAGATATTTCAGATCAAACAGCTGTTCGCACGTATAACACTCGGTATGTTTTTGCAGATTTGGATCAAAAAACTTTTTCTGCCAACATAAGATTAAACTGGATTTTTACTCCAACTCTTAGTTTACAATTGTACATTCAACCACTTATCTCAGTTGGCGATTATGAAAATTTTAAAGAGATAATTAATCCACCAACCTTAGAAGTAAAACAATATGGTCTTGAAGGATCGCAGATCAGTTATGATACGGAATCAGAAAATTACTCAGTTGATCCAGATGCAGAAGGACCAGCTCCATCATTTGATTTTCATAATCCTGATTTTAATTTTAAATCCCTGCGAGGCAATTTAGTTTTAAGATGGGAAGCATTACCAGGATCAGTTTTTTATTTTGCTTGGACAAACAGCCGTATGAATTTTGAAAATCCCGGTGAGTTTAATTTTAAAAATGATTTTAGCAGTCTATTAAAATCAGAAACAGATAATATATTTTTGGTTAAGTTTTCTTATTGGATAGACATTTAG